A single region of the Theileria annulata chromosome 4, complete sequence, *** SEQUENCING IN PROGRESS *** genome encodes:
- a CDS encoding U4/U6-associated splicing factor, putative (Tap349h10.p1c.C.cand.99 - score = 66.36), with protein sequence MGKYSDTRSSDSRSRRDQKVFLSINIPFQDNEKSYSKTQSSESKIPSTPSIPASKVAMNVMVAKDALEKARKAELVQKQIQEHLQKINFTKKLIPAPSSLGVKNLMFDSFGRVLDQSGNLVKTAPVIHSTLKVNRNLVVEKQKRELQIEKSEKLAKRIQQTNYTDPSLNNLKRKKRKLLKFVEPGTYIKQERQLLRQMEDKALGINKSRLIIQKKKLLDQQNQRLSALYNLQKSKDDQEKEEDEQNEPDGAVETKELNHTGANEVNFQDLNPNLIPLRTNKLENKDSWVLYFKSDDDEPFLEWWDRGVIILKNGEDPFRLQNLKKHQYITNINLNELQINEDRFNNYIEHPVKLDGKRKKGVNVPLTQLTKKERRKARTRRRQERQTTIRNNILIGLIPPPPPKLKMSNLMDVLKNQTAADPSKVEQMVKQQMEERLRAHEKRNEDRKLTKEQRSKKNAQKWQIKKNAEAEAALFTINSLSNPKLLKKIDTNAQQFHLSGTCIIMNNGPAFLVIEGSKLSIRRYTKLLLRRIKWSEYPLEDDIDASQNTCKQVWVGNVKKRSFPHWTVNYVDCDEQIEDILKPHKALHYFEMVQKYRDPLEDI encoded by the exons aTGGGTAAGTATTCCGATACCAGATCGTCAGATTCCAGGAGTAGAAGAGATCAAAaggtatttttatcaataaatatCCCATTTCAGGATAATGAAAAGAGTTATTCGAAGACTCAATCTTCAGAGA GTAAAATCCCTTCTACTCCATCAATTCCAGCCTCTAAAG tCGCAATGAACGTTATGGTTGCAAAGGATGCACTGGAAAAGGCTAGGAAAGCAGAACTGGTCCAGAAACAAATCCAAGAACATCTGCaaaagattaattttacGAAGAAATTAATCCCAGCACCAAGTAGTCTGGGAGTAAAGAATTTAATGTTTGATAGCTTTGGAAGAGTTTTAGACCAGTCAGGAAACTTAGTCAAGACAGCACCTGTGATACACTCAACACTTAAGGTTAATAGGAATTTGGTAGtagaaaaacaaaaaaGAGAATTGCAGATAGAAAAATCAGAAAAGTTGGCAAAAAGAATACAACAAACCAATTATACAGACCCGTcacttaataatttaaag AGAAAGAAGAGgaagttattaaaattcgTGGAACCAGGAACATATATTAAGCAGGAACGCCAACTTTTGAGGCAAATGGAAGATAAAGCACttggaataaataaaagtaGACTCATAATACAGAAGAAAAAGTTACTGGACCAGCAAAATCAAAGACTGAGTGCTTTGTATAACTTGCAAAAGTCGAAAGATGATCAGGAGAAGGAAGAAGATGAACAAAACGAACCAGATGGAGCAGTTGAGACAAAAGAACTAAATCACACTGGTGCCAATGAAGTGAATTTTCAGGACTTGaatccaaatttaatacCTCTGAGAACGAACAAGCTTGAAAACAAGGACTCATGGGtactttattttaaaagt gaTGATGATGAACCTTTCCTAGAGTGGTGGGACAGGGGagtaattatattaaagaaCGGAGAGGATCCCTTCAGGTTACAAAACCTTAAAAAACATCAGTACATtacaaacattaatttaaacGAATTGCAAATTAATGAG GATCGCTTCAATAACTACATTGAACACCCTGTTAAACTTGATGGGAAACGTAAAAAGGGAGTAAATGTTCCACTGACTCAGCTAACTAAAAAGGAACGGAGAAAAGCAAGGACTCGCCGTAGGCAGGAAAGACAGACTACAATTAggaataatattttaatcgGACTCATACCTCCTCCACCTCCAAAGCTTAAAATGTCAAACCTGATGGACGTACTCAAAAACCAAACAGCAGCAGACCCTTCCAAAGTAGAACAAATGGTGAAACAGCAAATGGAAGAGCGTCTGAGAGCTCACGAGAAAAGAAACGAAGACAGAAAATTAACAAAGGAGCAGAGGTCTAAGAAAAACGCACAAAAATGGCAG ATTAAGAAAAATGCTGAGGCTGAAGCAGCTCTTTTTACCATAAACTCACTGTCTAACCCAAAACTCCTAAAGAAAATCGATACCAATGCACAGCAGTTTCACCTCAGTGGCACCTGCATAATCATGAACAATGGGCCAGCATTCTTAGTAATTGAAG GAAGTAAGTTGAGCATTCGGAGGTACACTAAGCTCCTTTTGAGGAGAATTAAGTGGAGTGAATATCCATTGGAGGACGATATCGACGCTAGTCAGAATACTTGTAAACAGGTATGGGTTGGGAACGTGAAGAAGAGGAGCTTTCCTCACTGGACTGTAAACTATGTCGACTGTGACGAGCAAATTGAGGATATTCTGAAGCCTCACAAGGCGCTCCACTACTTTGAAATGGTTCAAAAGTATCGCGACCCCTTGGAAGATATTTAA
- a CDS encoding ubiquinol-cytochrome c reductase complex, subunit, putative (SMART pfam:UCR_hinge (PF02320) at aa 27-98, E()=1.20e-04), producing MSYPYKATFFARYPEYIPPTSEEDALTDPREKLKPACKEKCAKYTKLYDECVERVRARNEKINNGELDAEPGHCLGQHYELVSCVDNCVCFKAKISLFRFPRTYFGT from the exons atGTCGTATCCCTACAAGGCAACATTTTTTGCTAGATATCCCGAATATATTCCTCCTACAAGTGAGGAGGATGCTTTAACTGATCCTAGGGAGAAGTTGAAACCTGCCTGTAAGGAGAAATGCGCCAAATACACAAAACTCTATGAT GAATGTGTTGAACGTGTTAGGGCAAGAAATGAGAAGATAAACAACGGGGAATTGGATGCGGAACCGGGGCATTGTCTAGGGCAACACTACGAACTCGTTAGTTGTGTTGACAATTGTGTATGTTTTAAGGCCaaaatttctttatttagGTTTCCAAGGACCTATTTCGGTACTTGA
- a CDS encoding uncharacterized protein (Tap349h10.p1c.C.cand.100 - score = 19.35) has product MSRDWLKLSRGEEESDCSCSCEESDSSESCSCEYESLSSSESNSPKYSNNYSEVDKSVLNGLRSAYKSAGADLKIDNFFSNNNNSDFSSRNKTNLSFRGPEPGTKLCKKPQNSELNLPNIDNLNSKYIQNELKEIHALLSDTNPEPSSTMSYPLRNNSTHYNYQSTGFSSFPSTPNVMSNMEYSNGFSRILNHQNNFNLYSWPSAFSTPKFSFKDSDYEDLDKLFNMLVSLDLYSYMYVVENVLDQRLKEELGQINC; this is encoded by the coding sequence ATGAGTAGAGATTGGCTAAAATTAAGCCGTGGAGAGGAAGAGTCGGATTGTTCATGTAGTTGTGAAGAGTCAGATTCCAGCGAGTCTTGCTCATGTGAATACGAGAGCCTCTCCTCTTCAGAATCAAACTCTCCAAAATACTCTAATAACTACTCCGAAGTTGATAAAAGTGTATTAAATGGTCTTCGTTCTGCTTATAAATCTGCTGGAGCCGACCTAAAGATTGATAATTTCTTTtccaataataataattccGATTTTTCAAGCAgaaataaaacaaatttaagCTTTAGAGGGCCAGAACCTGGGACTAAACTATGCAAAAAGCCCCAAAATTCTGAGTTAAACCTGCCAAACATTGATAATTTGAACTCAAAGTATATCCAGAATGAACTGAAAGAAATCCATGCTCTTTTGTCTGACACTAATCCAGAGCCCTCCTCAACAATGAGTTATCCTCTAAGAAATAACTCAACCCACTACAATTATCAGTCCACTGGGTTTTCAAGTTTCCCATCCACTCCTAACGTGATGTCAAACATGGAGTACTCAAATGGCTTTAGTAGAATTTTAAACCATCAAAACAACTTTAATTTGTACAGCTGGCCTAGTGCTTTCAGCACTCCCAAGTTTTCCTTTAAAGACTCAGACTACGAGGACTTGGATAAACTCTTCAACATGCTAGTTTCTCTGGACTTGTACAGCTATATGTACGTTGTGGAGAACGTTCTCGACCAAAGACTCAAGGAGGAACTGGGACAGATTAACTGTTAA
- a CDS encoding uncharacterized protein (Tap349h10.p1c.cand.128 - score = 47.77) yields the protein MSNYVKLLNDELLSKFSNLSQKYGLRTKHILDLCYEECLKRVDDMDINLTLNMLRSYTFFSFEYRDIFLKSIPKLSENVDSFSNDDVLMFLNVAKTLSQFPELIQFRDLILSKMNENLESQPNTHLIRCVGELYRGSRSRSGKMFVSNVLDKIDEDDFRLVSVTNLVNVMHTINFYKMKLTYLTDILTILSMRMNEIVSNRNLGLWSEIFSVLLETGWFSLPFMQSAIKHIISEPQVLCRVSTYQIVRVLQTFYKLRLYHKESYQTLLDSIERGFDMLVPKFNMISETILAAADANIEHETLFTRSLEFFDSRIQHLNLLERDDDLITVMNKNYIWPRNVITSAWSMAVMDLHKRDGFKTLLELIVHRKFAEQDFDMNTILMCLETAEACMVDEVNMELAQEISDLFGDKMRFKEINMEEEVEYETLRDNKLSFNESQNIHFHKGRSRATKHIQITFNYFSYFQILCLFLISGILDNINKKDILLKVSPHYNSPYIIDICFPKENKKGIVLFSGRELLRNHVDSTWSVSNTGSSKLKLKILSKQNWNVSRISFTVIQVAQVSCSQWSVLNTGMERKDFVKKLLTELNISY from the exons atgtcAAATTACGTCAAACTGCTGAACGATGAGCTGCTTTCAAAATTCTCAAACCTCTCACAAAAGTATGGATTAAGAACAAAACATATACTAG atTTGTGCTATGAAGAATGTTTAAAAAGAGTAGATGACATGGATATAAACTTAACATTGAATATGTTGAGAAGTTATACGTTTTTCTCTTTCGAATATAGAGACATATTCCTTAAAAGTATACCTAAATTATCAGAAAACGTGGATTCTTTCTCTAACGATGACGTGCTAATGTTCCTAAACGTTGCAAAAACGTTGAGCCAGTTCCCGGAACTTATACAGTTCAGAGACTTAATCCTGTCAAAAATGAACGAAAACCTAGAATCGCAGCCCAATACACACTTGATAAG ATGTGTGGGAGAACTGTACAGAGGATCGCGTAGTAGAAGTGGAAAGATGTTTGTTTCAAACGTTTTGGACAAAATCGACGAAGACGATTTCAGATTAGTTAGTGTCACTAACCTTGTGAATGTGATGCACACAATAAActtttataaaatgaa attGACATATTTGACTGATATTTTAACGATTCTGAGCATGAGAATGAATGAAATCGTGTCAAACAGAAACCTTGGATTATGGTCTGAAATTTTCAGTGTATTACTTGAAACAGGATGGTTTTCACTACCTTTTATGCAATCAGCAATCAAACATATTATATCG gAACCACAAGTGTTGTGCAGAGTCTCCACATACCAAATTGTGAGAGTCCTGCAAACATTCTATAAACTACGCTTGTACCACAAAGAATCGTACCAA ACGCTTTTGGACTCAATAGAGAGAGGCTTTGACATGTTAGTCCCGAAGTTTAACATGATATCGGAGACAATACTGGCGGCAGCAGACGCAAATATAGAACATGAAACGCTATTTACAAGAAGCCTAGAGTTTTTTGATTCCAGAATACAGCACCTGAACCTGCTTGAACGGGATGATGACCTGATAACCGTCATGAATAAGAACTATATTTGGCCAAGGAATGTAATAACAAGCGCATGGAGTATGGCAGTGATGGACCTTCATAAACGAGATGGGTTTAAAACTCTTCTGGAGTTGATAGTTCATAGAAA GTTTGCTGAGCAGGACTTTGACATGAACACAATCTTGATGTGCCTTGAGACTGCTGAAGCGTGCATGGTCGACGAAGTAAACATGGAGCTGGCCCAGGAAATTTCCGACCTTTTCGGAGATAAAATGAGGTTCAAGGAAATTAACATGGAGGAAGAGGTAGAATATGAAACCCTGAGAGACAATAAACTAAGCTTTAATGAGTCTCAAAACATACACTTTCATAAGGGAAGATCGAGAGCAACAAAGCACATACAGA TTACGTTTAActattttagttattttcaaattctgTGTTTATTTCTGATTTCAGGTATTCTGGATAACATTAATAAGAAGGATATCTTGCTGAAAGTATCCCCTCATTACAACTCGCCGTATATTATCGATATCTGTTTCCCGAAGGAAAATAAGAAGGGGATTGTACTGTTCAGTGGTAGAGAGTTGTTGAGAAACCATGTGGATTCTACATGGTCAGTTAGTAACACAGGATCCTCAAAGTTGAAATTAAAGATACTCAGCAAACAAAACTGGAACGTAAGTAGAATTTCATTTACTGTTATTCAGGTTGCACAAGTTAGCTGCAGTCAGTGGTCGGTTCTTAACACAGGAATGGAGCGGAAGGATTTTGTTAAGAAACTTTTAACTGAACTAAACATATCATACTAA
- a CDS encoding uncharacterized protein (Tap349h10.p1c.cand.126 - score = 46.53;~SMART pfam:Kelch (PF01344) at aa 21-66, E()=9.10e-05; 3 Kelch domains (SM00612) at aa 159-209, E()=9.10e-05; 210-259, E()=6.53e-01; 260-310, E()=2.43e+00; BTB (SM00225) at aa 379-505, E()=6.68e-17) gives MSGFSALSHVDLTTIPGAPSPRAAHTCDVVQNFLVIFGGWSGREALGDAYAFHLKKKRWYLLNLRLVESSGRRVRQSNFVMDRNNHASAVYNNELFVYAGHDGSKWLGDMFAIDVGGLEESVSGLKFGQSVDVHVRIVEGTGKVPTRRACHSMTLVGQLFYTFGGYDGNQCFNDLDVFDPTLNSWSRLSKPHGKKPAARNAHAMVTDGRNLYLLGGHSGSVHFDDVHMYSINSHTWTCLNCEGRVPPGVRGHSSAFHKGEIYLFGGYNGDVPFNTLYVFNLRSSTWSIQDVSYDEDIERRQRCTMVTLPDGLYIFGGFNGTNWLNDLHSIKFYNTILSNILHTIFISKLIKLINCLGGTNNLNWYVKNVGGFMNSNAFSDVTIMASGKEIPAHKLILAANSPYFLELLSNDNEEQGREEEHTEAVNGTSGEAVATEKREPKKAVIELNEWSFDCVMKLLEFLYTAKVEDLGNSSHYRVCEILGLADACSVVRLKNLCEEVLVTKLDIENSCYLLKYSKLYNADYLRQCCFDFISENAADVMLTPGFEDLSSLPSLVLELAKLSINKMT, from the coding sequence ATGTCAGGATTTTCCGCTTTATCGCACGTTGACCTCACGACAATACCAGGTGCCCCCTCACCACGTGCAGCTCACACTTGCGACGTCGTACAAAATTTCTTAGTCATTTTCGGTGGCTGGTCAGGAAGAGAAGCGTTGGGAGATGCATACGCCTTTCACCTGAAAAAAAAGAGGTGGTATTTGCTCAATTTGAGATTGGTAGAGTCTTCAGGAAGACGTGTAAGACAATCTAACTTTGTTATGGATAGAAATAACCACGCATCAGCAGTATACAACAACGAACTCTTTGTGTACGCAGGCCATGATGGCTCCAAGTGGCTGGGAGATATGTTCGCCATAGATGTAGGAGGACTGGAAGAGAGTGTGTCCGGACTAAAATTCGGCCAGTCAGTAGATGTCCATGTAAGAATAGTTGAAGGAACAGGCAAGGTGCCAACAAGACGTGCCTGCCATTCAATGACACTAGTAGGGCAGCTTTTTTACACCTTCGGAGGCTATGACGGTAACCAGTGTTTCAACGACCTGGATGTCTTTGATCCAACTCTGAATTCATGGTCACGCCTTAGTAAGCCACACGGGAAAAAACCAGCAGCTAGAAATGCACACGCAATGGTGACAGATGGTAGAAACCTGTACCTCCTTGGAGGACACAGTGGCTCAGTTCACTTTGACGATGTTCACATGTATTCCATTAATTCACACACATGGACTTGTTTGAACTGCGAAGGACGAGTTCCACCCGGTGTTAGAGGCCACTCTTCAGCGTTTCACAAGGGTGAGATTTACCTCTTCGGTGGCTACAACGGCGATGTGCCCTTCAACACACTATACGTGTTCAACCTTAGGAGCTCAACCTGGTCAATTCAGGACGTCTCCTACGACGAGGACATTGAAAGAAGACAAAGGTGTACCATGGTTACATTACCTGATGGATTGTACATCTTTGGAGGATTTAACGGGACTAACTGGCTCAACGATCTTCATTCCATCAAGTTCTACAACACCATCTTAAGTAACATATTACAcacaatatttatttctaaactaattaaattaattaattgtttaggtggaactaataatttgaattgGTATGTTAAGAACGTGGGAGGATTTATGAATTCAAATGCATTTTCCGATGTTACTATCATGGCATCAGGGAAAGAAATACCGGCacataaattaatactagCCGCTAACTCTCCATATTTCTTGGAACTGCTATCTAACGATAATGAAGAGCAGGGAAGGGAAGAAGAACATACTGAAGCCGTTAATGGAACTAGTGGAGAGGCTGTAGCCACAGAAAAAAGAGAACCTAAAAAAGCAGTTATTGAACTCAACGAATGGAGTTTTGACTGCGTAATGAAGCTACTGGAGTTTCTATACACAGCAAAGGTTGAAGATTTGGGAAACAGCAGCCACTACAGAGTGTGTGAAATACTTGGACTAGCAGACGCATGCTCAGTAGTCAGACTGAAGAACCTTTGTGAAGAGGTGCTTGTAACAAAACTCGATATCGAAAACTCATGTTACCTGTTAAAGTACTCTAAACTATACAACGCAGATTACCTAAGACAATGCTGCTTCGATTTTATATCAGAAAACGCAGCAGATGTTATGCTTACACCAGGATTCGAAGACCTCTCCTCACTACCCTCACTGGTTCTTGAGCTGGCCAAACTGTCAATAAACAAAATGACGTGA
- a CDS encoding uncharacterized protein (SMART pfam:Myosin_tail (PF01576) at aa 81-879, E()=5.80e-02; pfam:DUF164 (PF02591) at aa 437-661, E()=6.10e-02; pfam:CENP-B_N (PF04218) at aa 1197-1248, E()=9.30e-02), protein MASTEVLTGFRVYKDHTQRKSYYRDHHRMTRDMLVVEARFPKQTKTLLHKSNKKLFKNLESLQQISDSFFKRIKLDPEVLDSFRNLVGSSFVNGTIDFESFLSTPKSNHFSLVELLFKTLSKNYDRILDLENQVDKLTDVNAELNSYISDVLDEYEKLRKFAADSKEMRTSEVGKLSEEYQILYEKYTSLQEELAEANQMISFLQSELSRNKKQQQEREKMGYDDESDDKSAVRFNFQQENMDLFDPQIEDITPNDRELEYESKLNDLQRTNDVLFEENIKLRKLKEQKPVQEHFGADKFVTLSILFHQITKSMNKVFQDHVDFERTTDPEETQENINLYLQDSRLRTLDYENILYKDRLMEVETLLKTESIARISLETTISDLKIKLYESENLYLELENLKTSVRTKENELKNMVESGKVESEQLGKMQYMVTNLTYDKNDLLNKISSLEFAIDSHNKERDVMRGQLKKLENLLDQNADKFDFRDKITNIHLQGEIEILNDKVHRMKIQLEEAKKENAELVSTRVKMRNDLERVRRENSELQKRISESVKNESNMTVQIQRLSSNLESLKESLETSSGNVRDMADELEMVKKKIFEKDLQLSLIENKKDELKAVLDDFAIKLSLSKVNKISAVNKIDLKSISYSELIHTLTSSNSGSKKEVTEYTYQYLMGNLEKLINFNEMLVTLCINLSKELNALSGSVLNVTSFSNIFETFNIDLVNVDILKTEHLSEVTDLKLKLKNVSELNKNLANKHLWEKSIIRLKEKYSSTISKHKDIMVQCDKFIKLNQEGLDGLIAENTRLKSDCSKAAFLMVDYENQLSETSMELLHLKEMIYSLLPDDLKLRSEKDAPLRSLELLHERINFNHADFTKLKTSSSVNMSSLVNNYHEQPKHPFSESWNLNKKLENKPHEEREPLYEFNDNKRDYSLVNEHYLLTSKEQELNDVYEDVRYYCNLMASDIKSQMNYDPSLPLDTDYEYSNTNELLSDDTISDYKDEDYVSDKFRYVLNLLDKLFSHYNRQMKEYYQGLNSANRKCTTLVLDTGVIKCITKFVSTLKKYYNTFNNQNSFILDDLQYEFESIPPMLDAHNKFKTFCTCLTKLLNISSEFILDQLSESSEQVSHLIKDIETTTSSMRQLEEINIAKDQQIKSTQFEISDLKNQINHLQTLYQKEKNNNLENKLDLENYEYELNKLRDDLRNQLNKNEKLELLTVSAESTNIRRFLLNDQIDVTKLNFSEIKNLSDQVLEGLKNKRLERTLVVKFSNIVSDYIQKDTENGRKLTLDDYFSLLEYNYLTHSDKYLSVLTSNISW, encoded by the exons atggCGTCAACTGAGGTTTTAACAGGATTTAGGGTGTATAAAGACCACACCCAAAGAAAAAGCTATTATAGAGATCACCACAGAATGACCAGAGACATGCTAGTAGTAGAAGCGAGGTTCCCAAAACAAACAAAAACACTCCTACACAAGTCAAACAAAAAATTGTTCAAAAATCTCGAATCGTTACAACAGATTTCAGACTCCTTCtttaaaagaattaaattagatCCAGAAGTTTTGGACTCTTTCAGGAATCTGGTGGGATCAAGCTTCGTAAACGGGACAATCGATTTCGAATCGTTTCTATCGACGCCAAAATCTAACCACTTCAGTTTAGTTGAGCTCCTATTCAAAACGCTCTCTAAAAACTATGATCGAATTCTGGACCTGGAAAACCAAGTCGACAAACTGACGGACGTGAATGCAGAACTGAACTCATATATCTCAGATGTATTAGATGAGTatgaaaaattaagaaaattcGCAGCAGATAGTAAAGAAATGAGGACGTCGGAAGTAGGAAAGTTGTCAGAAGAATACCAAATTCTGTATGAAAAGTACACATCACTGCAGGAAGAGTTGGCAGAAGCAAACCAAATGATATCATTTCTACAAAGTGAACTTTCAAGGAATAAAAAACAGCAACAAGAACGTGAAAAGATGGGATACGATGATGAAAGTGATGATAAATCAGCTGTaagatttaattttcaacAAGAAAACATGGATTTGTTTGACCCACAAATAGAAGATATTACACCAAATGACAGAGAATTAGAATACGAAAGTAAGTTGAATGATTTACAGAGAACAAACGATGTCTTGTTTGAAGAGAACATAAAGTTGAGAAAGTTAAAGGAGCAAAAACCAGTACAGGAGCATTTTGGAGCAGATAAATTTGTTACATTAAGCATATTGTTCCACCAGATCACAAAGAGTATGAATAAGGTATTCCAAGATCACGTTGATTTTGAAAGAACAACAGATCCAGAAGAAACACAAGAAAACATAAACCTATACCTTCAAGACTCAAGACTAAGAACCTTGGACTAcgaaaatattttgtataaaGATAGGTTAATGGAGGTTGAAACTCTACTGAAAACGGAAAGTATAGCCAGAATATCACTTGAGACGACGATATCAGACCTAAAAATCAAGCTTTACGAATCAGAAAACCTATACCTGGAGCTGGAAAACCTGAAAACGTCAGTAAGAACAAAGGAAAATGAGTTAAAGAATATGGTAGAGTCAGGAAAGGTGGAGTCTGAACAGCTAGGAAAAATGCAATATATGGTAACAAACTTGACATACGATAAGAACGACCTGCTTAACAAGATATCGTCATTGGAGTTTGCAATAGATTCGCATAATAAGGAGCGAGATGTTATGAGAGGACAGCTGAAAAAGTTAGAAAACCTATTAGACCAGAATGCAGACAAGTTTGACTTCAGAGACAAGATAACGAACATACACTTGCAGGGAGAAATTGAAATTCTAAACGACAAAGTCCACAGAATGAAAATACAACTGGAAGAAGCGAAGAAAGAAAATGCAGAATTGGTGTCAACAAGAGTCAAGATGAGGAATGATCTGGAAAGAGTAAGAAGAGAAAATTCAGAATTACAAAAAAGAATATCAGAATCGGTAAAAAATGAGTCAAATATGACAGTACAAATACAAAGACTATCAAGTAACCTAGAATCACTGAAGGAGTCGTTGGAAACAAGTTCAGGAAACGTTAGAGATATGGCAGATGAGTTGGAAATGGTTAAAAAGAAAATCTTCGAAAAAGATTTACAATTATCGCTAATTGAGAATAAAAAGGATGAATTGAAAGCTGTGTTAGACGACTTTGCAATTAAACTGAGTCTGTCAAAAGTGAATAAAATAAGTGCGGTAAACAAGATAGATTTGAAATCGATAAGTTACAGTGAATTAATACACACACTTACGAGTTCTAATAGTGGCAGCAAAAAAGAAGTTACAGAGTACACATACCAATATTTGATGGGTAACCtggaaaaattaattaattttaacgAAATGCTAGTAACCTTGTGCATAAACCTATCTAAGGAGCTTAACGCACTTAGTGGAAGTGTTCTGAACGTGACCAGTTTCTCAAACATATTCGAAACGTTTAATATAGACTTGGTCAACGTAGACATTTTGAAGACGGAGCATTTGTCGGAGGTGACTGACCTGAAACTAAAGCTTAAAAATGTGTCGGAACTAAACAAGAATTTGGCAAATAAACATTTGTGGGAAAAAAGCATAATTAGACTGAAGGAAAAGTATTCATCCACGATTTCTAAACATAAAGATATCATGGTGCAATgtgataaatttataaagcTGAACCAGGAGGGGTTGGACGGACTAATAGCTGAAAACACGAGGCTCAAATCTGATTGTTCGAAGGCAGCATTCCTAATGGTGGATTATGAAAATCAATTATCTGAGACATCAATGGAGCTACTACATCTGAAGGAAATGATTTACTCACTCCTCCCAGATGACCTTAAACTTAGGTCAGAAAAGGATGCACCACTAAGGTCATTGGAGTTGTTACACGAACGTATTAATTTCAACCATGCAGATTTCACTAAGTTAAAAACCTCCAGTTCTGTGAACATGAGCTCATTGGTAAACAACTATCATGAACAACCAAAGCATCCATTCAGTGAATCATGGAACTTAAATAAAAAGCTGGAAAACAAACCACATGAGGAGAGGGAACCACTATATGAATTTAACGATAACAAACGTGATTATAGTCTGGTAAATGAGCACTATCTTCTGACCTCTAAGGAACAAGAATTGAACGATGTGTATGAAGACGTTAGATATTACTGTAACCTAATGGCGTCCGACATCAAGTCTCAAATGAATTATGACCCGAGCCTTCCCCTGGATACAGACTATGAGTATTCTAATACAAATGAACTGCTCTCAGACGATACAATAAGCGATTACAAGGATGAAGATTACGTCTCAGATAAGTTCAGATACGTTCTAAACCTCTTGGATAAGTTATTCAGCCACTACAATCGCCAAATGAAGGAGTATTATCAAGGCCTGAACAGCGCGAATAGAAAATGCACAACCTTAGTACTTGATACAGGTGTTATCAAATGCATAACAAAATTCGTTAGTACCCTAAAAAAGTATTATAATACCTTTAATAACCAAAACTCGTTCATACTAGATGACCTCCAGTATGAATTCGAGTCCATCCCACCAATGCTAGATGCACACAATAAGTTCAAAACGTTCTGTACATGCCTAACAAAGCTCCTAAATATCTCCTCAGAGTTCATTCTGGACCAACTGAGTGAAAGTTCAGAACAAGTGAGTCACTTGATAAAGGATATTGAAACTACAACCTCATCAATGAGACAATTGGAGGAGATTAACATAGCTAAGGATCAACAAATCAAATCAACTCAATTTGAAATTAGTGATTtgaaaaatcaaataaaccACCTACAAACACTATATCAAAAAgaaaagaataataatCTAGAAAACAAACTCGATTTGGAAAATTATGAATATGAACTTAACAAACTCAGGGATGACCTGAGGAATCAGTTAAATAAAAACGAAAAATTGGAATTACTA ACCGTTTCAGCAGAGAGCACCAATATAAGAAGATTCCTCCTAAATGACCAAATAGATGTCACCAAACTAAATTTCTCAGAAATCAAAAATTTATCGGACCAAGTTTTGGAAGGATTGAAGAACAAGAGACTGGAAAGAACACTTGTAGTCAAGTTCTCAAACATAGTCTCAGACTATATACAGAAGGATACAGAAAATGGAAGAAAATTAACACTAGATGATTATTTTTCACTTTTGgagtataattatttgacaCATTCAGATAAATACCTTAGCGTTTTGACATCAAACATAAGCTGGTaa